One Clostridium cylindrosporum DSM 605 genomic region harbors:
- the accB gene encoding acetyl-CoA carboxylase biotin carboxyl carrier protein, producing the protein MIDYREIEKLIKALDESSLTSLQIAYEGIQINMAKEAKEKVVYVNSSDVTVKEQAEVCTSIATETKEVKVEKRDENIKAIKSPIVGTFYGKPAPDKDAYVTEGSSVKNGQVVCIIEAMKLMNEVKSEFSGEIVKVLVNDGDLIEYGQEIFLVKES; encoded by the coding sequence ATGATAGATTACAGAGAAATAGAAAAGCTTATTAAGGCATTAGACGAAAGTAGTTTAACAAGTCTTCAAATCGCATATGAAGGTATTCAGATAAATATGGCTAAGGAAGCTAAAGAAAAAGTTGTATATGTAAATTCTTCAGATGTAACTGTAAAGGAACAAGCTGAAGTATGTACAAGTATTGCTACTGAAACTAAAGAAGTTAAAGTAGAAAAAAGAGATGAAAATATTAAAGCTATAAAGTCACCAATTGTTGGTACATTTTATGGTAAACCAGCACCAGATAAGGACGCTTATGTTACTGAGGGAAGTAGCGTGAAAAATGGTCAAGTTGTTTGTATAATTGAAGCAATGAAGCTTATGAACGAAGTTAAAAGTGAATTTAGTGGTGAAATAGTTAAGGTTTTAGTAAATGACGGTGACCTTATAGAATATGGACAAGAGATATTTCTTGTTAAGGAGAGCTAA
- the fabF gene encoding beta-ketoacyl-ACP synthase II: MKRRVVVTGMGAITPIGNNVEEFWKSAKNGVCGVDFIKAFDTEDSKVKLAAEVKDFSADGCIDKKEAKRMGRYTQFAVCAADEAVKDSGINLDEIDNYRFGVSVGSGIGGLETMEKEHTSMTKRGLGKVSPLTIPIMIANMAAGNIAIRFNAKGPCTCTITACATGTDCIGEAFRNIKNGYVDLMLAGGAEASITPLGISGFTALTALSKSEDPKRASIPFDKERNGFVMGEGAGMLLLEEYEHAKKRGAKIYAEVVGYGITCDAHHITAPSPDGEGGARAIALAIDEANINKEDVDYVNAHGTSTELNDKFETIAIKTVFGEHAKNLLVSSTKSMTGHLLGAAGAVESIACINALREGFIPPTVGLIVPDEDCDLDYVPQTGREKNIKYAMSNSLGFGGHNSVLLFKRWEN, from the coding sequence ATGAAACGTAGAGTTGTAGTAACTGGAATGGGAGCCATAACTCCAATAGGGAATAATGTAGAGGAATTCTGGAAATCTGCAAAAAACGGAGTATGTGGTGTAGATTTTATTAAGGCTTTTGATACAGAAGATTCAAAGGTAAAACTTGCAGCGGAAGTTAAGGACTTTTCAGCTGATGGTTGTATAGATAAAAAAGAAGCAAAAAGAATGGGAAGATATACTCAATTTGCAGTTTGTGCTGCAGATGAAGCAGTAAAAGATTCAGGGATTAACCTTGATGAAATAGATAATTATAGATTTGGAGTTTCAGTAGGTTCAGGAATTGGTGGACTTGAAACTATGGAAAAAGAACATACTTCAATGACTAAAAGAGGTCTTGGAAAGGTGTCTCCTCTTACAATTCCTATAATGATTGCTAATATGGCAGCAGGGAATATAGCTATTAGATTTAATGCTAAGGGTCCTTGTACTTGTACTATAACTGCATGTGCAACAGGAACAGATTGTATAGGGGAAGCATTTAGAAACATAAAAAATGGTTATGTGGATTTAATGCTAGCTGGTGGTGCTGAGGCATCTATTACACCACTTGGAATTTCAGGTTTTACTGCATTAACTGCACTAAGTAAAAGTGAAGATCCAAAAAGAGCATCTATACCATTTGACAAGGAAAGAAATGGCTTTGTTATGGGTGAAGGTGCAGGGATGTTACTTCTTGAAGAATATGAACATGCAAAGAAAAGAGGAGCTAAAATCTATGCTGAGGTAGTTGGATATGGAATAACATGTGATGCTCACCATATAACTGCTCCATCACCAGATGGTGAAGGTGGCGCTAGGGCGATAGCACTTGCAATAGATGAAGCAAATATAAACAAAGAAGACGTTGATTATGTTAACGCACATGGAACAAGTACTGAACTAAATGATAAGTTTGAAACTATAGCTATAAAGACAGTTTTCGGTGAACATGCTAAGAATCTTTTAGTAAGTTCAACAAAATCAATGACTGGTCACTTACTTGGGGCTGCAGGGGCAGTTGAATCAATTGCTTGTATTAATGCACTTAGAGAGGGATTCATACCTCCAACAGTGGGACTTATAGTTCCTGATGAAGATTGTGACCTTGACTATGTTCCACAAACAGGAAGAGAAAAGAATATAAAATATGCAATGTCTAACTCTTTAGGTTTTGGTGGTCATAATTCAGTATTACTTTTTAAAAGGTGGGAGAACTAA
- the fabG gene encoding 3-oxoacyl-[acyl-carrier-protein] reductase → MLKDKVALVTGGSRGIGKAIALKLASLGANIVINYEKNQESADNVIKEVESFGVKGLALQCNVADYKSCEDMVKNIAEEFGAVDILVNNAGITRDKLILRMNDEDFSAVLDVNLKGAFNCSKHVASLMLKKKIKGKIVNISSVVGLIGNVGQANYAAAKAGLIGMTKSMAKELGGKEICINAVAPGFIETDMTKVLSEAVIEKMESAIPMKKFGKPEDVAEIVAFLSTPSSNYITGQVINCDGGMVM, encoded by the coding sequence ATTTTAAAGGATAAAGTAGCATTAGTTACTGGAGGAAGTAGAGGAATCGGTAAGGCAATTGCACTGAAACTTGCGTCACTTGGTGCAAATATTGTTATAAATTATGAGAAAAATCAAGAGTCAGCTGATAATGTTATTAAAGAAGTAGAAAGCTTTGGAGTAAAAGGGCTTGCACTACAATGTAATGTTGCTGACTATAAAAGCTGTGAGGATATGGTTAAGAATATAGCAGAAGAGTTTGGTGCAGTTGATATTCTTGTGAATAATGCTGGAATAACAAGGGACAAACTTATTCTTAGAATGAATGATGAGGATTTTTCAGCTGTTTTAGATGTTAATCTAAAGGGAGCATTTAACTGTAGTAAACATGTTGCTTCTTTAATGCTTAAGAAAAAGATTAAGGGAAAAATAGTTAATATATCTTCAGTTGTTGGATTAATAGGTAATGTAGGTCAAGCTAATTATGCTGCTGCTAAAGCAGGATTAATTGGTATGACAAAATCTATGGCAAAGGAACTTGGAGGTAAGGAAATTTGCATCAATGCAGTTGCACCTGGATTTATAGAAACTGATATGACTAAGGTGTTAAGTGAAGCTGTAATAGAAAAGATGGAAAGTGCAATTCCAATGAAGAAATTTGGTAAGCCAGAGGATGTAGCTGAAATTGTAGCATTTTTAAGCACACCTTCTTCAAATTACATCACAGGTCAGGTTATTAACTGTGATGGTGGAATGGTAATGTAA
- the fabD gene encoding ACP S-malonyltransferase: MSKIGFLFSGQGAQYVGMGQELYNNYIEVKEAFDNAESILGYSLKDVCFNGPKEVLNRTDVTQPAIFTLSAGIANILKNKGIKADVTCGLSLGEYSALYYAEGLSFEDGLKLLKIRGEIMANAYPEGKGAMTAVIGLDKEVIKECIDEVKEFGLVEIANLNCPGQIVVTGEVSGIEKAEELFKERKAMKVVRLEVSGPFHSSLLKEASLNLKKELEKVNFNKLSIPVLTNYTGGILEEADIVSTLTGQMCSTVHFEDNIRKMIEMEVDTFIELGPGKALSGFIKRVNRKAKILNIENEDTLKNVLEHFEG, from the coding sequence ATGAGTAAAATAGGTTTTCTTTTCTCAGGCCAAGGTGCACAATACGTTGGTATGGGACAAGAACTATATAATAATTACATAGAAGTTAAAGAGGCTTTTGACAATGCTGAAAGTATCCTAGGATATTCTTTAAAGGATGTTTGTTTCAATGGACCTAAGGAAGTTTTAAATAGAACTGATGTAACTCAACCAGCAATATTTACATTAAGTGCAGGAATAGCAAATATATTGAAGAATAAAGGAATAAAGGCAGATGTTACATGTGGACTAAGTCTTGGAGAGTATTCAGCTCTTTATTATGCTGAAGGTTTGAGTTTTGAAGATGGCTTAAAGCTATTAAAGATTAGAGGAGAAATAATGGCGAATGCCTATCCAGAAGGCAAGGGTGCTATGACAGCTGTAATAGGCCTTGATAAAGAAGTAATTAAAGAGTGTATTGATGAAGTAAAGGAATTTGGACTAGTAGAAATTGCAAATTTAAACTGTCCTGGACAAATTGTAGTAACGGGAGAAGTTTCAGGAATTGAAAAAGCAGAAGAGCTTTTTAAAGAGAGAAAGGCTATGAAAGTGGTAAGACTAGAGGTAAGTGGGCCATTCCATTCATCACTTTTAAAGGAAGCTAGTTTAAATCTTAAAAAGGAACTTGAAAAAGTTAACTTTAATAAGTTAAGTATTCCTGTACTTACAAATTATACAGGTGGTATACTAGAAGAGGCTGATATTGTAAGTACTTTAACGGGACAAATGTGTAGTACAGTTCATTTTGAAGATAATATAAGAAAAATGATAGAAATGGAAGTAGATACATTTATAGAATTAGGGCCTGGTAAAGCGCTAAGTGGTTTTATAAAAAGAGTGAACAGAAAAGCTAAGATATTAAACATTGAAAATGAAGATACTCTAAAAAATGTATTAGAGCATTTTGAAGGTTAA
- the fabK gene encoding enoyl-[acyl-carrier-protein] reductase FabK yields MFENKFTQMLGIKYPIIQGGMAWIADSSLASAVSNAGGLGLITGYASLDWIRDEIRKTKASTNNPFGVNIMLMHPEVDKIAELVCEEGVKVVTTGAGTPGKYMEMWKSHGIKVLAVVPSVALAKRLERAGVDAIIAEGCEAGGHIGQLTTMALVPQVADAVNIPVIAAGGIGDGRGIASSFMLGAQGVQVGTRFLVSNECTVHENYKDKVISAKDIDTDVTGRDTGHPVRVIRNKLSRKFLQLEKEKASAEEYDAIGTGAYKKAIFDGDVEYGSVMAGQISGLISKKQSCKEIIEEMFNEAEVLLKKGTGVFNE; encoded by the coding sequence ATGTTTGAAAATAAGTTTACCCAGATGCTAGGAATAAAGTATCCTATTATACAAGGTGGAATGGCCTGGATAGCAGATTCATCACTTGCATCAGCAGTTTCAAATGCAGGAGGTCTGGGACTAATTACAGGATATGCTTCTCTAGACTGGATAAGAGATGAAATAAGAAAAACAAAGGCATCGACAAATAATCCTTTCGGAGTAAATATAATGCTTATGCATCCAGAAGTAGATAAGATAGCAGAGCTTGTTTGTGAAGAAGGAGTTAAGGTAGTTACAACTGGTGCAGGAACACCAGGTAAGTATATGGAGATGTGGAAAAGTCATGGAATAAAGGTTTTAGCTGTTGTTCCATCAGTGGCTCTTGCTAAAAGACTTGAAAGAGCTGGAGTAGATGCAATTATTGCTGAAGGTTGTGAAGCAGGTGGGCATATTGGACAATTAACTACAATGGCTTTAGTGCCACAGGTAGCAGATGCTGTTAATATACCTGTAATTGCTGCAGGGGGCATTGGTGACGGAAGAGGAATAGCATCATCCTTTATGCTTGGGGCACAAGGAGTGCAAGTAGGAACTAGATTTCTTGTTTCTAATGAATGCACTGTTCATGAAAATTATAAGGACAAAGTAATATCTGCAAAGGATATAGATACTGATGTTACAGGAAGAGATACAGGACATCCAGTTAGAGTAATTAGAAATAAACTATCAAGAAAATTTTTACAGCTTGAGAAGGAAAAAGCTAGTGCTGAAGAGTATGATGCTATAGGAACAGGAGCATATAAAAAAGCTATATTTGATGGTGATGTAGAATATGGTTCAGTTATGGCAGGACAAATATCAGGACTTATAAGTAAAAAGCAAAGCTGCAAGGAAATAATTGAAGAAATGTTTAATGAGGCTGAAGTATTACTTAAGAAGGGAACAGGTGTATTTAATGAGTAA
- a CDS encoding beta-ketoacyl-ACP synthase III: protein MKGIKFIGTGSYLPEKTISNDDLSKIMDTNDEWIRQRTGIGQRRMAIEEGCVDLATKAAISALENAKLKPEDIDVLIVATCTPDNYCPSVACMVQEKLLAVNAVAFDISAACTGFIFALKTAESLLKSSEYKNALVIGSEVMTKLINFENRNTAVLFGDGAGAAVISKNDFENGIKDIYIKTDGSGAGLITMPALGSIKDANFEDKEFTYVSDNTRDIFMEGREVFKFATTIMVSMVKDILEKHNLDISDIKYVVPHQANIRIIDYAAKKLKVSSDVFYTNMEEYANTSAASIPIALHEMNAKGLLSKGDNIILLGFGGGLTFGSALITW, encoded by the coding sequence ATGAAGGGGATAAAATTTATAGGGACAGGATCCTATTTACCTGAGAAAACTATTTCAAACGACGACTTATCTAAAATTATGGATACAAATGATGAGTGGATACGTCAAAGAACGGGTATAGGACAAAGAAGGATGGCAATAGAAGAGGGATGTGTGGATCTTGCAACTAAAGCAGCTATATCTGCATTAGAGAATGCAAAGCTTAAGCCAGAAGATATAGATGTATTAATCGTGGCTACATGTACTCCTGATAATTATTGTCCTTCTGTTGCGTGCATGGTTCAAGAAAAGTTACTTGCTGTTAATGCAGTTGCATTTGATATATCAGCGGCATGTACAGGATTTATATTTGCACTTAAAACAGCAGAGAGCTTACTTAAATCTAGCGAATATAAAAATGCTTTAGTCATAGGATCAGAAGTTATGACTAAGCTTATAAATTTTGAAAACAGAAATACAGCGGTTTTATTTGGAGATGGGGCAGGTGCTGCTGTTATTTCTAAGAATGATTTTGAAAATGGAATAAAGGATATATATATAAAGACAGATGGAAGTGGAGCAGGTTTAATAACTATGCCAGCTTTAGGTTCCATTAAAGATGCTAATTTTGAAGATAAAGAATTTACATATGTTTCGGATAATACAAGGGATATCTTCATGGAAGGTAGAGAGGTATTCAAATTTGCTACGACAATAATGGTATCTATGGTAAAAGATATATTAGAGAAACATAATTTGGATATATCTGACATAAAATATGTGGTTCCACATCAGGCTAATATTAGAATTATTGACTATGCAGCAAAAAAACTTAAGGTTAGTAGTGATGTTTTTTATACTAATATGGAGGAGTATGCTAATACTTCAGCTGCAAGTATACCTATTGCATTACATGAGATGAACGCAAAAGGGTTACTTAGTAAGGGAGATAATATTATCCTTTTAGGTTTTGGTGGCGGATTAACCTTTGGATCTGCACTTATTACATGGTAG